From a region of the Lactuca sativa cultivar Salinas chromosome 4, Lsat_Salinas_v11, whole genome shotgun sequence genome:
- the LOC111895361 gene encoding protein NUCLEAR FUSION DEFECTIVE 4: protein MIRLPEKVNTFLSNRWLVFVASMWVQSCSGIGYMYGSISPVIKSTMGYNQRQIAALGVAKDIGDAIGFIAGSLCEVAPIWVVLFIGVAQNFFGYGLVWLTVNGTLPELPLWVLCVCIFVGTNGETYFNTGALVSGVQNFPKSRGPVVGILKGFAGLSGAILTQVYTMFNFPDESAIIFVVAVGPTIVILSVMFIVRPVGGHRQARQSDNTSFLALYGVCLILAAYLLAVLILQDLVNLNQPTIIALTIGLLILVLLPVTIPIFLVFFSPKSHDPMEETLLIENQNPDVILSEVEDETTSEIDSLPDTEREKRISHLQAKLVQAAADGAVNVKKKKGPRRGEDFTLFQALQKADFLLMFFSLVLASGSGLTVIDNLGQMCESLGYENPHIFVSMISIWNFLGRVAGGYFSEIIVRKYAYPRPVAMAAVQVVMAFSLFYYAMGAPGAIYIVSVVMGSCYGAHWAIVPSAASELFGLKSFGALYNFLALASPTGSLIFSGVIASGIYDYEAKIQSQTVGEGEALTCYGTICYSITCGILSVLCLTAVSLSMIVVYRTKRVYAKLYGNQPN from the exons ATGATCCGATTACCAGAAAAGGTGAACACTTTTCTGAGCAACAGATGGCTAGTTTTTGTGGCTTCTATGTGGGTTCAATCTTGTTCCGGGATTGGGTATATGTATGGGAGCATATCGCCGGTGATCAAGAGCACCATGGGTTATAATCAGAGGCAGATTGCAGCGTTGGGTGTCGCTAAAGATATCGGTGATGCTATCGGGTTCATCGCCGGAAGTTTGTGTGAAGTTGCTCCGATTTGGGTCGTTCTTTTCATCGGCGTTGCTCAGAATTTCTTTGGCTATGGTCTCGTTTGGCTCACTGTCAATGGCACCCTGCCGGAGTTGCCTTTATGGGTg CTATGTGTTTGCATATTCGTTGGAACAAATGGCGAAACCTACTTCAACACCGGAGCTCTTGTTTCCGGCGTCCAAAACTTCCCCAAAAGCCGTGGTCCAGTCGTCGGAATCCTCAAGGGTTTCGCCGGCTTGAGCGGAGCTATTTTGACACAAGTTTACACCATGTTCAATTTCCCCGATGAATCCGCCATTATTTTCGTGGTGGCAGTTGGCCCCACGATCGTGATTTTATCCGTCATGTTCATCGTTAGACCAGTCGGCGGCCATAGACAAGCTCGACAATCTGATAACACAAGCTTTTTAGCTCTATATGGCGTTTGCCTAATCCTCGCTGCTTATCTTCTAGCTGTTCTAATCCTTCAAGATCTTGTCAATTTAAACCAGCCCACAATCATTGCCCTAACAATCGGATTACTGATTCTTGTATTACTTCCCGTTACGATTCCAATCTTTTTAGTGTTCTTCTCCCCCAAATCCCATGATCCCATGGAAGAAACCCTTCTCATCGAGAATCAAAACCCTGATGTCATTTTAAGCGAAGTAGAAGACGAAACAACTTCAGAAATCGATTCACTTCCCGACACCGAAAGGGAAAAGAGAATCTCCCATTTGCAAGCGAAACTGGTTCAAGCAGCTGCGGATGGAGCTGTGAatgtgaagaagaagaaaggtcCACGAAGAGGGGAGGATTTCACTTTATTTCAAGCATTACAGAAAGCCGATTTCTTGCTCATGTTCTTCTCTCTAGTTCTCGCATCTGGTTCTGGGTTGACTGTAATCGATAATCTTGGTCAAATGTGTGAATCTTTAGGCTACGAAAACCCTCATATCTTCGTCTCCATGATCAGTATCTGGAACTTTCTTGGTCGTGTTGCTGGTGGGTATTTCTCCGAGATCATCGTAAGGAAATACGCATACCCAAGACCAGTCGCCATGGCTGCTGTTCAAGTAGTGATGGCATTTTCGTTATTTTACTACGCAATGGGGGCACCAGGGGCAATTTACATCGTCTCCGTCGTAATGGGTTCTTGCTACGGAGCTCATTGGGCTATAGTTCCATCTGCGGCTTCGGAGTTATTTGGTTTAAAGAGCTTCGGAGCGTTGTATAACTTTCTCGCCCTCGCAAGTCCTACTGGTTCTCTCATCTTTTCTGGTGTTATCGCTAGTGGGATTTACGATTATGAAGCGAAGATTCAGAGTCAAACAGTTGGAGAAGGAGAAGCACTCACTTGCTATGGAACTATTTGCTATTCGATCACTTGTGGGATCTTGTCAGTTCTTTGTCTTACTGCTGTTTCGTTGAGTATGATTGTGGTTTACAGGACTAAAAGAGTGTATGCGAAGCTTTATGGGAACCAGCCAAATTGA